The region GAGGAGTCACAGCAGACAGGAAATCAGctgacatcacttcctgctgATCACAAACGCTGAGACATTGAACAGCAAATGCACCACAGCGACCAATGCTGgctccaaaaaaacaccaacttTAAACTGTACTTCCTCTTtctgctgtacacacacacacacacacacacacacacacacacacgcacacacacacacacgcacacacagagacctCACAGTGAGTGTTAAATATGAAGCGTACCCGTCCTCTGCGTTCCTGTCCGTGTGCTCGGCGGGGGAGCtcatgatgtcacagtgatgtcacggCGTGTTCTGACCAGCATGTGTGAGCGTCTggacgtctgtgtgtgttttcctctctctctctctctctctctctctctctctctgggggaGTTCCCGCTCTGACTCAGTGCGactcgccctctctctctctctctctctcacgctgCCCGACAGGTTCGGCTGCATAGCACAGCACAGCTGCCGTCTGATTGGTCGACGCTCACCTGCTCTGTGTAGACAGGTGAGGCAGAAGGTCGTCTTTCCTCTGACTTCATTAATTAAAGCAGGAGTAAGTGCCGAGTCTCCTCAGGGTCCTACTGCCCGCCTCATTTAACTTCACTGTATTATGTTttataaaagaaacaaactaTGAATGTTAGAAAAGTTTTCATTCTCAGTCAAAAGTATAAGAGGAAGAATTTAGACCTGAAACAAACTGACTAAATATGTCAAATGTTTGACTTCCATAaaccaacatttagtccgtttttaATTaatctggtgcggttcgttttgTATGGAGCTTTTTTTCAAGAGCGTGGTCTTTAAATTTCAGAGCATGACTTAATGATTTCACGTTCAGATATTGTAATTCTTTCCCTCAAAATCCTGTTCTCACACTCAAATAGCTCTTGCTTATGCTTGGATTAGCTCTGCTTCTGCTCAAACTGTATACTTGTACTCGGATATAtcgttgcttgcactcagatatattgttgcttacacagatatattgttgcttgcactcagatatattgttgcttgcactcagataagTAACATATGATCCAGATCAGATCACCTGGATTGTCTCatttcacaaaaacaataacatgcagaagaagaatctttttatttgatttgatttttaatcAACAGTTTCTGCTTTTTCTTCAAAAACTTAACTGAGTTTGGTGTAAAAATCCTCCTGACTGTAGATTCACATTATAACACATATCACACAGAGACCAGACTCCCTGCAGGCTGTTCACTAGGATTGTCAATCTATACATGGATATACTGTGTATATCTTTGATGATCAATTCATCATTTAAGTTGTTTTTCAAGCAAataaattgatcaaatgtgtgAAATAGCAGTGTTtctaacattaaagggactatttgtaactttcagaaatgcttgttaacagcgatacctgtggctgtgaaatcaacgaaagtcagcgtcgagcttgcgcttgcttgctctaaatatacctgaacgagcatcgctcaaaacagtgagtcgacacacgtcaactaaaaccacaatatcattctatatttcagctgcttggcagtaatgttagctgaccagacgaaggtctctccatgaatcactgctgatcctagtgttggctttttttgCCTCAGcacaggctgaggcagcggggctccgcagggTGTCTTCTTGCTCTCTCCGcacgcagccggagagagcagggagacaccggcacccggtcggtaacgagatgataaagtaactcgctgcggagccccgtcacttcacaagacacgggaaacctctgttggtctggaggagctgcactatttatttctgcacaaacatccactgtacattcactagatattctcagctaaactaactcttctgcagtgtggagtgagcgcacgttcacgtctagaggcgGAGCAAGTACGCGAGAACAcgtgctgtgtgagtgaaggcaagcaggcagaggagacgagacagcagccacacgcgagcgcgcatatgcgagcatgCACGTGTCCcaacccggtacatttatacgcttaaaaagttacaaacgggcgcctggttagctcagttggtagagcgggcgcccatataTGGAAACGGCTCAGTCCTAGCCGTggtggcccgggttcgaatccggcctgtggccctttacgcatgtcatctctctctctcccccctttccaagactctatccactgtcctgtcaataaaatgccaccaaaaaataactaaaaaaaaaaaaaaaaaaaaaagttacaaacagtccctttaaatctaaATTATATTTGTGGGTTATTTATTATGTCTCTGTTTCATATCTCAGTAAAGTGAATATCATTGagtttttggcatttttcaaTGTTTTCTGACCAAACGATAGAAAATAACAGataattgaaaataataatattaataataataataataattagcttAACGTTGGCGCCCCCCCTGTGGACGTGACAGACTCTGCAGCACCTTCACATCATGAGACGTCACTTttacactgaaaacacatttcaatcaAATATTTCTGATCCAAACAAGTTCTGTGTGTAAACACAAGACATCAttaatgtattttacattttattttgaaggactGACATCTGCGCCTCTGAGGAAGTCATTCCAAATgatttttcagaataaaacaacGTGTTTGAGTCCTCATCAGTAAAATCAAACCGTTGACGTGGTCCATGTTTATCGGAAGTTTTTGTCATTGTGTCTGTGGTACCTTCATcatctgacagacagacagacgtcctgatgattgacaggtgacaggtcagaggtcagttcCCTCTTCTGTCGGCCATCTTGCTGAACTTCTCCTCCAGGTCTTGAGCGCTGATGTGCGGCAGGCCGTCATCCAGAGGACAGCCCTCCACCAGACTGTTCATTGGGGTCGGAGGGAACTGggaatcctcctcctcatcctcctccacgTCTCCTAGGCGACCGTCTCCCAGGCAACAGTCTCCGTCCCGCTCCCTCAGGAACTCTTTAACGATGGGGAGGAGCTTCTTTCTGGACGCCAGAGTGTTTCctttaaagagacacaaagtcaTCTCCtcttattacatattatattatactatattatatttttatattgtattatagtatatttttacattattatattatattaaattactatattgtattatactatattattttatcatattttattatactataatatattatattatatgtattatactatataatattatatatattatattactgacGCCCAGGAAGTGTAACGTCACAGTGCCGCAGGATTTGTCTTTAACTGCAGGTGAGATAATCAAACGGAGGAGCTGATTGGCTGCAGTGAGTGTGAGGTCACTTCCTGTCCCTTCTGCTCTTTCAGGCTTCAGATGGGGAGGAGTTTACCTTGCTGATAGGCTGTGACGTGATGACGGGGGCTGCTGATTGGACAGAGGTTGAGGTCGGGGTTACGGGCCTGTTCCAGGTGGAGGATCAcctggggagggagggagggaggacacCCGAGTTGTCATGGAAACTCAGACTAATATACAAACTGGAGTAAAAGTGTGTACCTATAGTAGTAGTATTCTTTTAACGTGTGCTTGCACCTGTTGCCTGCAGGTGGCACTGTGGCTGAACACAGcgagctctctgattggctgtttgctCTCACTGAAGGAGATGGTCATCAGCAGCAGGAGGTCGTACCCAAACTTCAGACAGAAACCTGAGAGCTCCGCCTCCAACTCCGCCCTCTGCAGGAagtcctgacacacacacacacacacacacacacacacacacacacacacacacacacacacacatattactgATCTGAGGTCAGAGCTCACAGCTGATTGGTCAGAACTGTGGGTGGAGCCTCCAGGGACCAACAGCTCAGAGCAGGTACCTCGGTTTAGTTAACTGTCACTGTAGTAGAGAGTGTAGTACAGAGTGTGTAGTACAGTGTGTAGTCCAGACTGTGTAGTACAGAGTGTAGTACAGAGTGTATAGTACAGAGTGTATAGTACAGAGTCTAGTACAGTATGTAGTACAGAGTGTAGTACAGTGTGTGTATAAACTGACCTTCAGTGTGATGTAGAGAACAGAAATGGCGACGTTCAACCTTTCATTAACAGCTTTCATGTCCTTCAACAACATCTGTTCAGTGTTCAGACCTGAGGAcaaaatactgcatttatactacGAAATACTGCTATAAACACCACAAACTACTGCATCTATTCTGTGTTCAGACCTGAGGACACAATACTACAAATAATACTAGTGAAGCACAAATCTGAGTTCTGATCAGTctctttatttaaaataatacacatttaaatTCTGTATACCACTATAATGAAATACTGTGATATGTATACATGTGGCCACCTGTACTTCCATGTACTGCAGTAACTCACCTGACACGTCAAACTTGGCGTCCTGCAGCATCTGGAAGAGAGCGTCTCTCGGAGGCAGAGCGGGAAAACGGGACTCCAGCTCTGCAGCGAGCCGACTGTCTTTAGGAGTCACTTTACCTGCTGACGGCGCCATGTTGACGCAGTCCACCACCACCGCAGCTACACAACACACATaatacacaatcacacacaatacacaatcacacacaatgACATACAGGAAGTATAAACGGAACACCTATTCAGGGGATGTgagacctgaggcctgtactaggAAGCATTGtatttggcgttagcgaggtaacttcagggttaactctgggttttccgtcctacgaaggtggttcacttcttaccggggtagatcgcaaTGGTAACTtgtgctgaacagctaacctgctctggagctggttatgttccagataagagatcaactcgtataaaagcaccgcctactgaccaatcagagctcagtgcggtgattgtatgataatattacacacatatgaagaaatttaagtcataatccaggcaaaaaacaacacagtttaaactgacagatgcaggaaggacagctggatttatgctgtgggtgtttacctctttgaattatgtttttatatttatttatttttatttgctcttgagtccgtttcacactgccggagacggggacgcagctgaaagagaGTTAAAATAGTCATAGACGCCATTACTTACGCACAGGGTATAAAGAAGTGTAATCAATTCATCCATTACACTCCTCAAAGCTAACTATAACGAGACGAttttatctgacttttgagtgttccgttaaattaataagtccgttaatttacgcattcacacatcgggacttttttcttttgccagctgtccttcctgcatttggcagcttcaattGTGTTActattagtctggattaagtggttaacttcttcgtatttgtctaatatagtttgctcttcctttgttaaatgtgccgctctgcctgtctgtctgcaagtctgtggacttgtctatgtttgtgattggtcataaattgcaaacaccgccccgttcatgtgaacgcgctcatggccagatggagaaaccctgtgttgatttaccgagttgataaccaccttcgtaggaccgcttagcgggatctgttagttagggttagttaaaccagataacgagaagataccccgggtatgttgaactcgttTCGTGGTACAGGCCTCTGTTCAGGTGTTGTGAGACctgttcaggtgtgttcaggttttGTGAGACCAGTTCAGTTGTTTACCATAGAGCAGCTGAGCGACCTGCTGGTCCAGGATCTCCGGAGCTTTCTGGATGATGCACTCCGCTACCAAGGTAGCACAGGATCCCACCGTCTCCACGGTAACAGAACAGGAGGGGGAGGGCTCTCTCTCCAGCAGGCGATGGTCAATCACCTCCACCACCGCCCCCTCCAGTTCGCTGTCTGAACTGCAGGACAGATACACTCTGGTGAGACAGGTGAGCTACTTGAGGAACCAGACTGTGGCTAATAATCGGGTGTTCGTGGCTACCTGTCATGTGTTCCTGGCTACCTGTCAGGTGTTATGGCTACCTGTCAGGTGTTATGGCTACCTGTCAGGTGTTCCTGGCTACCTGTCAGGTGTTCCTGGCTACCTGTCAGGTGTTATGGCTACCTGCCAGGTGTTATGGCTACCTGTCAGGTGTTATGGCTACCTGTCAGGTGTTATGGCTACCTGTCAGGTGTTATGGCTGCCTGCCAGGTGTTATGGCTACCTGTCAGGTGTTATGGCTGCCTGCCAGGTGTTTGAGGCTACCTGCCAGGTGTTTGAGGCTACCTGTCAGGTGTTATGGCTACCTGTCAGGTGTTCGTGGCTAACTGTCTGGTGTTCGTGGCTACCTGTTTGATGTTCGTGGCTACCAGTCAGGTGTTCGTGGCTACCTGTCAGGAGTTTGTGGCTACCTGGGCAGGACGTTGTGGTCGACCAGTGTCAGCCGCAGGCGGCCGGCTCGATGCAGCGCTTGCAGGTCCAGCTGAtctctgaacagcagcaggtcTGGAGACAGAGCAACCTCTCGCAGCAGGAAGATGCTATCTGACCTCAGCACCAGGTCGGACTGACGGATGTTCAGCAGCGGCAGAGCGAGCATCTCCGAGTGTCCCGTCTGACGGCGAGAGAGAGACTCTCAGGTACACATCATCACTCAGACACTAGATCTATTTTTATTGTCCCCGGGACATCGGGACGTCCTTAAGCCGTgggcacactgcccgcatgaggctcgcGTGACGGCAGCGTTGCGTCGTGGCTGCGTGATGCacacctagggtgttcacactagacgcgagttagCTGCCTGTCGGGAGTGTGtctgctacctgtcagctgtgtttctgctgctgctgacagccctttctttctacatagagtttgccttttaatggccatttaacttcatgataaatataatttatatttattttagacagagaaaggttcagaaaacgtgtggtaattagtaaataatagtaataatccacaattaaaactccgtactgtattaatttatgatgctttccaagtcactgcttgttctacatcactgtccggcacatatttcagaataaaagccttgtgttaacaaatgaaagaattctgtgcaaagaaaacccgctttagggcttttatttcgaaatgaaagcaggaagtgtaaagtgcggacacactgcccgcatgagatgcgcgtctcatgcgggcagtgtgtccactctaacctgttaacattgACGccgaaatgaaaaacaacacgccacgcgAGACTCACgcgagcctcatgcgggcagtgtgttcACCACTTTACTCTAGAGCGCTGGCCAGAGGCTCACCTTGGACAGGAAGTAGGCGTAGGTCAGAGCACACACCATGGAGTCCATGTCACAGGCTTCATTCCCCAGAACCACATGGAACCCTGAACCAGCCTGATCCGGATCCACCTGGAGCATCATCAGggcattaataatataaaactaaactgactatacagaaaacaaaccacaccttcaaaataaagaaaagcaggAGAAGTGAGAGCTGAGGCTATATATCATGAAGTTATATATACATACCTATATACACCtatatatacttttatatatactgtatacagactgtatatacacacatacacatatatatatatatatacatacatatacatacatatatatatacatatatatatatgtatgtatatgtatgtatatatatacatacatatatatatacatatatatatatatgtatgtatatgtatgtatatatatacatacatatatatatacatatatatatatatgtatgtatatgtatgtatatatatacatacacatatatatatatatatatatatatatatatatatatatatatatatacacacatatatatacatacatacatatatatatgtatatatgtatatatatacatacatatatacacatatatatacatatatacatacatacatatatacacatatatatacatatatacatacatacatatatacatatataaacatatatatatatacatacatacatacatacatacatatatatacatacagcgggtaaaataagtattgaacatgTCACCATTTtcctcagtaaatatatttccaaaagcgctattgacatgaaatttttaccagatgttggtaacaacccaagtaatctatacacacaaagaaaccaaaacaaataagttcagaaattaagttatgtgtaataatgtgaaattacACATGggaaaagtattgaacacatgaagaaagggaggtgcaaaaaggcttggaaagccaagacaacagctgaaatctatcagtaattagaaagcaatccggccccttgtcagtgcaaattaatatcaacTGGTTCAGTCCCAATTGATGGCCTATAAAAAGTTGTCTTAttaccaaggtgtcacacaagaaacatctcatgatgggtaaaagcaaagagctctctcaagaccttcacaaccttattgttgcaaaacatactgatggCATTGGTTACGGacgcatttctaaacttctgaatgttccagtgagcactgttggggccataatccggaagtggaaagaacatcatttcaccatAAACTGGCCACGACCAGGTGCTCCTCgcaagatttctgacagaggactgaaaataattatcagaagagttctccaagagccaaggaccgcttgtggagagcttcagaaagacctggaattagcaggtacaattgtttcaaagaaatcaataagtaatgcactcaaccgccatggcctgtatgcacactcaccacgcaagactccattgctgaagaaaaagcatgttgaagctTGTTTAAAGTTTGTTGCACAACATTTGGACAAGCCTgtgaaatactgggagaatatagtctggtcagatgagagcaaagttgaactctttggatgccataatacacaccatgtttggaggacaaatggcactgcacatcaccctaaaaacaccatACCAACAGTGAAGTTTGGAGGTGGGAACATCATGGTGTGGGGCTGCTTTTCAGCATACGGTACTGGCAAACCACATAATTGAAGGAaggatgaatggaaaaatgtaccGAGACAttcttttttaagttattttttggggtgattttttaagtatttattgatatgacagtggatagagt is a window of Sebastes umbrosus isolate fSebUmb1 chromosome 11, fSebUmb1.pri, whole genome shotgun sequence DNA encoding:
- the prune gene encoding exopolyphosphatase PRUNE1; translation: MEEFLSSCSRAVKVDPDQAGSGFHVVLGNEACDMDSMVCALTYAYFLSKTGHSEMLALPLLNIRQSDLVLRSDSIFLLREVALSPDLLLFRDQLDLQALHRAGRLRLTLVDHNVLPSSDSELEGAVVEVIDHRLLEREPSPSCSVTVETVGSCATLVAECIIQKAPEILDQQVAQLLYAAVVVDCVNMAPSAGKVTPKDSRLAAELESRFPALPPRDALFQMLQDAKFDVSGLNTEQMLLKDMKAVNERLNVAISVLYITLKDFLQRAELEAELSGFCLKFGYDLLLLMTISFSESKQPIRELAVFSHSATCRQQVILHLEQARNPDLNLCPISSPRHHVTAYQQGNTLASRKKLLPIVKEFLRERDGDCCLGDGRLGDVEEDEEEDSQFPPTPMNSLVEGCPLDDGLPHISAQDLEEKFSKMADRRGN